From the Pedobacter cryoconitis genome, one window contains:
- a CDS encoding AraC family transcriptional regulator, whose product MKPQLLKASPNPIHSFNARQDNVPYINNRWHYHTEVELIHFKKGNGTQFIGDSIKRFRSGDVILIGAHLPHYWRFDDIYFDEQVNTSADVRVIHFNENFWGDVFLNLPENKLIKTTLEKARRGIQIGGQMKNNIGELLEQLLQAEGSKKIMLLMEALTAIGNCTKTRLLSSIGFKHNFEDTENDRIHAIYEFSLANFKRKIQTQEVADIAHVSVNYFCRYFKSRTRKTYSQFINEIRIGHACKLLIENKINVKQICYESGFYNFASFHKYFKSITGKSPLNYQREFLSDRQS is encoded by the coding sequence ATGAAACCTCAACTTTTAAAAGCATCTCCTAACCCTATTCATTCTTTCAATGCCAGGCAGGATAATGTTCCTTATATCAATAACCGCTGGCATTATCATACCGAAGTGGAATTGATTCATTTTAAAAAAGGTAATGGTACCCAGTTTATTGGGGATAGTATTAAACGCTTCCGGTCTGGTGATGTGATTTTAATCGGTGCACACCTGCCCCATTACTGGAGATTTGATGATATATATTTTGACGAGCAGGTTAACACGAGCGCCGATGTACGTGTAATCCATTTCAATGAGAATTTCTGGGGTGACGTTTTTCTCAATTTACCAGAAAACAAGCTGATTAAAACTACGCTGGAAAAAGCCAGAAGGGGAATTCAGATTGGCGGGCAGATGAAAAATAATATCGGAGAGTTACTGGAACAACTTTTACAGGCGGAAGGCTCAAAAAAGATCATGCTGCTGATGGAAGCATTAACCGCCATTGGTAATTGTACTAAAACAAGGTTACTTTCTTCTATTGGCTTTAAACATAATTTCGAGGATACAGAAAATGACAGGATACATGCGATTTATGAGTTCTCCCTGGCCAATTTTAAACGTAAAATACAAACGCAGGAAGTAGCTGATATTGCCCATGTGAGTGTAAATTATTTTTGCAGATATTTCAAATCAAGAACAAGAAAGACCTATTCTCAGTTCATTAACGAAATAAGAATAGGTCATGCCTGTAAGTTATTAATTGAAAATAAGATCAACGTAAAGCAGATTTGTTATGAGAGTGGTTTTTATAATTTTGCCAGCTTTCATAAATACTTCAAGTCTATTACGGGCAAAAGTCCGCTGAATTATCAACGTGAATTTTTGAGCGACCGCCAGTCGTAG
- a CDS encoding DUF6496 domain-containing protein: protein MAKYSKKASEKVEETMHELKEGKLISGSGAKVTSKKQAIAIGLSEAKKEGAKVPKKK from the coding sequence ATGGCTAAATATTCAAAAAAAGCAAGCGAGAAAGTTGAAGAAACTATGCATGAGCTGAAAGAAGGGAAACTAATATCAGGAAGCGGAGCAAAAGTGACCTCTAAAAAACAAGCAATAGCTATCGGGCTTTCTGAAGCAAAAAAAGAAGGCGCCAAAGTACCTAAAAAGAAATAG
- a CDS encoding lipid-binding SYLF domain-containing protein, translated as MKTIKLSKLKVALLLCAGLFLSASVNAQEKEEKKVKDATTVLADFSKMKESIPSELLAVTQGIIVVPKLINAGFVIGAKRGKGVAMVKRADGTWSNPVFVTITGGSIGAQIGVQSVDLVLVFKHSNSLTDIKKSSFTLGGDLSVAAGPVGRNSTANTDYKLEAEVYSYSRSKGLFAGISLNGASLAIDAPSNTGFYGKAMSAHKIFEAADNSSAIVKELKSTLTSMQK; from the coding sequence ATGAAAACGATAAAATTATCGAAGTTAAAAGTTGCGCTTCTTTTATGTGCAGGCTTATTCTTAAGCGCTTCGGTTAATGCACAGGAAAAGGAAGAAAAGAAAGTAAAAGATGCCACAACGGTTCTTGCTGATTTTAGTAAGATGAAAGAATCAATTCCCTCAGAATTATTAGCTGTTACACAGGGAATTATTGTCGTACCAAAATTAATCAACGCAGGTTTTGTAATCGGGGCAAAAAGAGGTAAAGGTGTTGCGATGGTTAAACGCGCTGACGGTACCTGGAGTAATCCTGTTTTTGTAACTATTACCGGAGGCAGCATTGGTGCACAGATTGGAGTACAATCAGTGGATCTTGTTTTGGTCTTTAAACACAGCAATAGTCTGACTGATATTAAAAAGAGCAGTTTTACGCTTGGTGGTGACCTTTCTGTCGCTGCTGGCCCTGTAGGCAGGAATTCAACTGCAAATACGGACTATAAACTGGAAGCCGAAGTCTATTCATATTCCCGTAGTAAAGGTCTTTTCGCAGGAATCTCCTTAAATGGAGCGTCATTGGCTATAGATGCACCATCGAACACTGGTTTTTATGGAAAAGCAATGTCCGCGCATAAAATATTCGAAGCAGCTGACAATTCTTCAGCCATCGTTAAAGAATTAAAATCGACCCTGACAAGTATGCAAAAATAA
- a CDS encoding sensor histidine kinase, protein MIFAITSEKAKFYRANIFVWTLFITYEIMIVYLMRGSTGPLSDYVSSYALNIILFYANSYIVWPRIYKRPLHIAITLIILEFAAYTALKFIFSEIYFLFGLLETNPMDNPIFLSIAATVYRFTYFFGLSTGYWFVLNIIAQRKEITDLEKNKLLDQINHQELKKKLINSEIAYLKSQINPHFLFNTLNFLHNTAIKTSPQLTRPILLLSDIMRYALTEIPKNGKVELSEELEQIASFIDLNQFRFDHNLQLSFTIIGNTANLRILPLILLTPVENIFKYADLKNAEHPVKINVEINNNEMQFTINNRKIRTRKPFQSHGVGIKNLKLRLDAYYPESHEIQIIETADNYTFKLQITL, encoded by the coding sequence ATGATTTTCGCCATAACCTCTGAAAAAGCTAAATTTTACCGTGCTAACATTTTTGTGTGGACGCTGTTTATCACTTATGAAATAATGATCGTCTACTTGATGAGAGGTTCTACAGGCCCTTTATCAGATTATGTAAGTTCTTACGCATTAAATATAATTCTTTTTTATGCGAATAGCTATATAGTATGGCCGAGGATTTATAAAAGACCTTTACATATTGCTATCACATTAATTATACTTGAATTTGCTGCTTACACAGCACTCAAATTCATTTTTAGCGAAATTTACTTTCTTTTTGGGTTACTAGAAACAAACCCAATGGATAATCCTATCTTCCTCTCTATCGCAGCGACAGTATATCGGTTTACTTATTTTTTTGGATTAAGTACAGGTTATTGGTTTGTCTTAAATATAATTGCGCAGCGAAAAGAAATTACTGATCTGGAGAAAAACAAACTGCTTGATCAGATTAATCATCAGGAACTAAAGAAAAAACTAATCAATTCAGAGATCGCATATTTAAAATCACAAATCAACCCTCATTTTTTATTTAACACCTTAAATTTCCTGCACAATACAGCGATTAAAACGTCACCTCAACTGACCAGACCTATACTGCTACTTTCGGATATTATGCGTTATGCATTAACAGAAATACCAAAAAACGGTAAAGTTGAACTTTCAGAAGAGTTAGAACAAATCGCCTCGTTTATCGACTTAAATCAATTTAGGTTTGATCATAATTTACAGTTATCTTTCACCATTATAGGAAATACAGCTAATCTCAGAATACTCCCATTGATTTTACTGACTCCTGTTGAAAATATTTTTAAATATGCGGACCTTAAAAATGCGGAACATCCTGTTAAAATTAACGTAGAAATTAATAATAATGAAATGCAATTTACGATCAACAACAGAAAAATAAGAACAAGAAAACCTTTTCAAAGTCATGGAGTAGGCATCAAAAATTTAAAATTAAGACTTGATGCATATTATCCGGAAAGTCACGAAATTCAAATCATAGAAACTGCTGATAATTATACGTTCAAGCTTCAAATAACTCTATAA
- a CDS encoding LytR/AlgR family response regulator transcription factor, whose protein sequence is MYKCFIIDDESHAIETLKKYAADSAQLEIISFSQNPLEAVKYINENKDIDITFLDIDMPEMSGLDVADLIYKNTAIIFTTGHAGYAVQGFEKNISDFLLKPISFEKFLKSVTKVIGKIEEQKPQSIAKNESYFFVNPGIKGKMLKVNYDDVEYIEGLNNYIVIHTPQNNHIIYLTMKEIEAGLPITNFIRIHKSYIINIDKVTMMEGNKIMIDKMILPIGSSFKDQLLKKVNSNVIKTHR, encoded by the coding sequence ATGTATAAATGTTTTATAATAGATGATGAATCCCATGCCATCGAAACACTAAAAAAATACGCTGCTGACAGTGCGCAATTAGAGATTATTTCCTTTTCACAAAATCCACTGGAAGCAGTTAAATATATTAATGAAAATAAAGATATAGATATTACTTTCCTTGACATTGATATGCCAGAAATGTCTGGTTTGGATGTAGCCGATTTAATTTATAAGAACACGGCAATCATTTTCACAACTGGACACGCTGGATATGCAGTGCAGGGATTCGAAAAAAACATTTCGGATTTCCTGCTAAAACCCATTTCCTTTGAGAAGTTTTTAAAGTCCGTAACAAAGGTTATTGGCAAAATAGAAGAGCAAAAACCACAAAGCATAGCCAAAAATGAAAGTTATTTCTTTGTCAATCCAGGAATCAAAGGTAAAATGCTCAAAGTCAACTATGATGATGTAGAGTATATTGAAGGACTAAACAACTATATTGTTATTCATACTCCTCAGAATAATCATATTATCTACCTGACCATGAAAGAGATTGAAGCAGGGTTGCCGATAACTAATTTCATCAGAATTCATAAGTCTTATATCATTAATATTGATAAGGTCACCATGATGGAGGGCAACAAGATTATGATCGATAAAATGATTCTTCCTATTGGCTCCTCCTTTAAGGATCAACTTTTAAAAAAGGTGAATAGTAACGTCATTAAAACTCATCGTTAG
- a CDS encoding lantibiotic dehydratase — MSEFIVDPFLLVRSPAYSYENFNESFLQQALTTDFFRASMFFASQTLYIELRKKDFDYTQFNEQVKTTLWKYLNRMCFRPLPYGLFSSFSLAKWTTEQQPMSFVGQGQFTALPDFVAVLDYVNSLKTEELPAINYYVNNSMYTSARELYFVSQAYSKQDKHVIVHLKVVPGLKNLLKFISKGRTKNAILNYLIQQYGQNADVENYFNTLVQGHVIVSELMPNVTGILFNERCVSLLKQYPQLDLSCLRTFNIPVNDQKDALPELNKHIQEVIDRHDEKVPYGLYQREIAGGLNNEVHSEFVSLIKNLDKLTTDRDEDLMNIFKRNFLKKYDRQEVSLMEVMDPGIGIGYDNLASAFENQNDGFINDLRQSREPESKVKWGQIEKMLFEKWNNLSKSGLGKIILSQDDMNSISGSKSLLPPGMYILYKNVDRELWIDQIGGLSGIELGGRFGVPNVKIEQHLKKICEQEISINNDFIFAEIAFSPADKGSNIKQRGNFYPYEIPILTHPGRPQKNTIKLEDLCISISGNTILLRSVKLNKYIIPRLSCAYNTLLTTIPVFRFLCDLQYQGVKSSLGFSLESFFPGLDYYPRVQLGRAVLCPATWILKEPGIKQIVAGDDSYGEELNLPVCFSLNERDNFLVFNRNSKTDLEMFRKCIKNKKIITLKEYVFPDDADLYETQKKPQMSQYIACVINKSKSYPPPKTMANIIGDVKKLKVKRKFLLADEWLYFKLYAHSSQMDSILLNIVLPVLKEYKKNNPGFKWFFIRYNDPEHHIRLRFFTAKKSAYSLLAKLNEKLRPLSDSGKVSNILLDTYQRELERYSAELIDEIETLFYLDSEYILTAFQTNSSDTRFKLNFAVHSVILIVKCFIKDKAQRLEFFNIVFNSLLAEFSDADKEVERRLDLKYRNFRAELVKNEQFSVHKNNSVYLYLNQFLISLNEKLSNWKSDDKHNLLTSLIHMHINRIFEDNPREYECLTYHFMKKYQAYLNYTTNDEF, encoded by the coding sequence ATGTCTGAATTTATTGTAGATCCATTTTTACTTGTCCGGTCCCCAGCTTATAGCTATGAAAATTTTAACGAATCTTTTCTTCAACAGGCATTAACCACTGATTTCTTCAGAGCCAGTATGTTTTTTGCGAGTCAGACGCTGTATATTGAATTAAGGAAAAAGGACTTTGACTATACTCAATTTAATGAACAGGTAAAAACCACGTTATGGAAATATTTAAACCGTATGTGCTTCAGACCATTGCCCTATGGTCTTTTTTCTTCTTTTTCACTCGCTAAGTGGACAACCGAACAGCAGCCTATGTCCTTTGTCGGACAGGGTCAGTTTACTGCGCTTCCTGATTTTGTTGCCGTACTTGATTATGTTAATAGTTTAAAAACAGAGGAATTACCTGCTATCAATTATTATGTAAATAATTCGATGTATACATCGGCCCGGGAATTATATTTTGTAAGCCAGGCTTATTCCAAACAGGATAAACATGTTATAGTGCATTTAAAAGTGGTTCCGGGTTTGAAGAATTTATTGAAATTTATTAGTAAGGGACGTACAAAGAATGCTATTCTGAATTATCTGATACAACAATATGGTCAAAATGCTGATGTAGAGAATTATTTTAACACTTTGGTACAAGGACATGTAATCGTTTCAGAATTAATGCCAAATGTTACAGGCATATTATTTAATGAGCGTTGCGTATCCTTATTAAAACAATATCCTCAGCTTGATTTAAGTTGTTTAAGAACATTTAATATTCCTGTTAATGATCAAAAAGATGCATTGCCTGAACTCAATAAACATATACAGGAGGTTATTGACAGACATGATGAAAAAGTTCCTTACGGTTTATATCAACGTGAAATTGCAGGTGGGTTAAATAATGAAGTACATTCTGAATTTGTGTCGCTGATCAAAAATCTGGACAAGCTGACTACTGATCGTGATGAAGACTTAATGAATATATTTAAGCGTAATTTCCTGAAAAAGTATGATCGTCAGGAAGTTTCATTAATGGAAGTAATGGATCCTGGGATTGGTATTGGATACGATAATCTGGCTTCTGCCTTTGAAAATCAGAATGATGGATTTATAAATGATTTGAGACAGTCCAGGGAACCAGAAAGTAAGGTGAAATGGGGACAGATCGAAAAAATGCTCTTTGAAAAATGGAATAATCTTTCAAAATCGGGATTGGGGAAAATTATTCTTAGTCAGGATGACATGAACTCAATTTCCGGGAGTAAGAGTTTGCTGCCTCCTGGTATGTATATTTTATATAAAAATGTTGACCGCGAATTATGGATAGATCAGATTGGTGGCTTATCGGGAATTGAATTAGGAGGGAGGTTCGGTGTTCCAAACGTAAAAATTGAACAGCATCTTAAGAAGATATGTGAACAGGAAATATCAATTAACAATGATTTTATATTTGCTGAAATTGCTTTTTCACCGGCGGATAAAGGTTCAAATATAAAGCAGAGAGGAAATTTTTATCCTTATGAAATTCCAATATTGACACATCCCGGACGGCCACAGAAAAATACGATCAAGTTGGAAGACCTATGTATATCCATAAGTGGGAATACCATTCTTTTGAGATCAGTCAAACTTAATAAATATATCATACCACGGCTTTCCTGTGCCTATAATACTTTACTTACAACCATTCCTGTATTTAGATTTCTTTGTGATTTACAGTACCAGGGAGTGAAGTCAAGTTTGGGTTTTTCCTTGGAGAGCTTTTTTCCTGGATTGGATTACTATCCACGTGTGCAGCTTGGAAGAGCAGTTCTTTGTCCTGCTACTTGGATTTTAAAGGAGCCTGGAATAAAACAAATTGTTGCAGGGGATGATAGCTATGGAGAAGAATTAAACCTGCCTGTGTGCTTTAGTTTGAACGAAAGAGATAATTTTCTTGTCTTTAATAGAAATAGCAAAACTGATCTCGAAATGTTCAGGAAATGTATTAAGAATAAAAAAATAATAACGCTCAAAGAATATGTTTTTCCTGATGATGCAGATTTATATGAAACACAAAAAAAGCCTCAAATGAGTCAGTATATAGCTTGTGTGATCAATAAATCTAAATCATATCCCCCGCCAAAGACGATGGCCAATATTATTGGGGATGTCAAAAAATTAAAGGTCAAACGTAAATTTCTTCTGGCAGATGAATGGTTGTATTTTAAATTATACGCACATAGCTCACAAATGGACAGTATTTTACTTAACATTGTGCTACCAGTTTTGAAGGAATATAAAAAAAATAACCCAGGATTTAAATGGTTTTTTATCAGGTATAATGATCCCGAACATCATATTAGACTAAGGTTTTTTACTGCTAAAAAATCTGCTTATAGTCTGTTGGCAAAACTAAATGAAAAACTAAGGCCGTTATCGGATTCCGGTAAAGTTTCAAACATTTTACTCGATACTTATCAGAGAGAATTAGAAAGGTATTCGGCAGAATTGATAGACGAAATAGAAACCTTATTTTATTTGGATAGTGAATATATTCTTACTGCATTTCAAACAAATTCATCAGATACGAGATTTAAATTAAATTTTGCAGTACACTCTGTAATTTTAATAGTTAAATGCTTTATTAAAGACAAAGCCCAGCGTCTTGAATTTTTTAACATTGTATTTAATAGCCTTTTAGCAGAATTTAGCGATGCAGATAAAGAAGTTGAGCGTAGACTGGATTTGAAGTATAGGAATTTTCGGGCAGAATTGGTTAAAAATGAGCAATTTTCAGTGCATAAGAATAACAGTGTATATTTATATCTTAATCAATTCCTTATTTCACTTAATGAGAAACTGTCAAACTGGAAATCTGACGATAAGCATAATCTGCTTACCAGTCTTATACATATGCATATCAATAGAATATTCGAGGATAACCCCAGGGAATATGAGTGCCTGACTTATCATTTTATGAAAAAGTATCAGGCTTATCTAAATTATACAACTAACGATGAGTTTTAA
- a CDS encoding helix-turn-helix transcriptional regulator: MEESKVPFREGAVNLLKTSGPQSLLSLAREFKVTVEGARFQMLRLEKEGLVTSSKTVTGRGRPQQLWSLTSMGQSRFPDTHAALTVKLMEVMKELLGEGAVSQLITANGEKGTNKYLKELEGVSDLEKRINSFVSIRTQEGYMAQVIKDEEGFIFIENHCPIGAAAHANPAICSAEFKTLQTVMGEDVPIKRIEYIVDGGRRCAYRISAAKS, from the coding sequence ATGGAAGAAAGTAAAGTGCCATTTAGGGAAGGTGCTGTGAACCTGCTGAAAACCAGCGGGCCGCAGTCTCTATTGTCGCTTGCCCGGGAATTTAAGGTGACAGTAGAAGGAGCGCGTTTCCAGATGCTTCGACTGGAAAAAGAAGGGCTGGTTACTTCAAGTAAAACCGTAACCGGCAGGGGAAGGCCACAGCAATTATGGTCGCTGACCAGTATGGGACAATCCCGTTTCCCTGATACCCATGCTGCATTAACAGTGAAGTTGATGGAGGTGATGAAAGAATTGTTAGGAGAGGGGGCTGTTTCACAGTTGATTACTGCTAACGGTGAAAAGGGGACCAATAAATATTTAAAAGAACTGGAAGGGGTATCCGACCTGGAAAAAAGGATTAATAGTTTTGTGTCTATCCGGACACAAGAGGGCTATATGGCCCAGGTAATCAAAGATGAAGAAGGGTTTATCTTTATCGAAAACCATTGCCCTATCGGTGCTGCGGCTCATGCCAATCCTGCTATATGCAGCGCAGAGTTCAAAACTTTGCAAACCGTTATGGGAGAAGATGTACCTATCAAACGTATAGAGTACATTGTTGACGGAGGCCGGAGATGTGCTTACCGTATCTCTGCTGCTAAATCATAA
- a CDS encoding SUF system Fe-S cluster assembly protein: MNEPLLRDKIEEALHTIYDPEIPVNIYELGLIYKIDMLEDNNVHIYMTLTAPACPAAGEILGEVETKVKAVEGVNEVEVRLTFDPPWDRDMMSDEARLELGWL, from the coding sequence ATGAACGAACCATTGTTAAGAGATAAGATTGAAGAAGCGCTGCATACCATTTATGATCCGGAGATACCAGTAAATATCTATGAACTGGGCCTGATCTATAAAATTGATATGCTGGAAGATAATAACGTACATATTTATATGACGCTGACTGCGCCAGCCTGTCCTGCTGCCGGAGAAATTCTGGGTGAAGTAGAAACGAAGGTGAAAGCCGTAGAAGGTGTAAATGAAGTAGAAGTACGCCTTACTTTTGATCCGCCATGGGATAGAGATATGATGAGTGATGAAGCAAGATTAGAATTGGGCTGGTTGTAA
- a CDS encoding SufE family protein, giving the protein MTINEQQDEIIEEFELFSDWMDKYENIIDMGKELPLIDAQYKIPENLIKGCQSSVWLHPEYTAGKIIFTADSDAIITKGLISMMVRVLSGHTPQEIIDADLYFINTIGLQNHLSPNRSNGLLAMLKQMKMYALAFKSQD; this is encoded by the coding sequence ATGACGATTAACGAACAACAGGACGAGATTATAGAAGAGTTTGAACTCTTTTCAGACTGGATGGATAAATATGAGAATATCATTGATATGGGGAAAGAACTTCCTTTAATTGATGCACAATATAAAATTCCTGAGAACCTGATTAAAGGATGTCAGTCAAGTGTCTGGTTACATCCGGAGTATACAGCCGGTAAAATAATATTTACAGCTGACAGTGACGCAATTATTACCAAAGGCTTAATCAGTATGATGGTCCGGGTCTTATCCGGACATACACCACAGGAAATCATAGATGCAGATTTGTATTTTATAAATACCATAGGTTTACAAAATCATTTGTCCCCAAACCGTTCCAACGGATTGCTGGCCATGCTAAAACAAATGAAAATGTACGCTCTGGCTTTTAAATCACAGGATTAA